The proteins below are encoded in one region of Campylobacter rectus:
- a CDS encoding tyrosine-type recombinase/integrase: MELNVRKLFEVSKYDELDHGAIKRHYMCEPKKLSDDIKSCFKQIGRVKGASREKWLKASGVLVSKYCESIPKSDIEKYRSLADDFTKNNKNKGFLRFQKEIDEIIDHKLSNLYTDGANSYPEKETIKFTKGGVLVGGEFISNRIAKAIGSYALKKSKSKNSYEQLRNNAPDKNIMELLEEYLEDKRDMQNCTKSTIKEYRLAISRLKKFLDENGISLVDVKYEDAKGFQKYISNQSSKDRSNNTIGYLSKFFEYLEYRGIINKNPFFKNMLMRYRVNKYNKKRNFKDDEFIKIFSGKYKIEKELLDYIRFILHTGLRMEEFMRLDKDSFFEKNGIKLIRVKTAKQKFGNTSEDEMVLHKNIHDLASYDWIDNIKRICKTKNALEHRVNRAIDKVVNSKDVSAHRLRGNFAQIIREYDACKGVSEFMPDIASVLRHASNDSNFMSNKREQLPNITNLMLRNNKSNSELIYSQSSAIRTQMHILKAFDGIPQEYFEYLKSNDLPHLKTKNSSTVKQCQKIKKNQRRIYITPAPMTCIDMI, translated from the coding sequence GTGGAACTAAACGTAAGGAAACTATTCGAAGTAAGCAAATACGATGAGCTTGATCATGGTGCTATTAAACGGCATTATATGTGCGAGCCTAAAAAGTTGTCTGACGATATAAAAAGCTGTTTTAAGCAGATCGGTAGGGTCAAGGGAGCTTCTAGAGAAAAATGGCTTAAGGCCTCGGGGGTGCTTGTAAGTAAATATTGCGAAAGTATTCCTAAAAGCGATATCGAAAAATACCGATCTTTGGCGGATGATTTTACCAAAAATAACAAAAATAAGGGCTTTTTAAGATTCCAAAAAGAGATAGACGAAATCATAGATCACAAACTGTCAAATTTGTATACCGACGGGGCAAATTCTTATCCAGAAAAAGAAACGATAAAATTTACGAAAGGCGGTGTTTTGGTTGGCGGAGAATTTATTTCGAATCGTATCGCAAAGGCTATCGGTAGCTATGCATTAAAAAAATCTAAAAGTAAAAATAGCTATGAGCAGTTAAGGAATAATGCGCCAGATAAAAACATTATGGAATTATTGGAGGAATATTTGGAAGATAAGAGGGATATGCAGAATTGTACAAAGTCTACAATAAAAGAATATAGGCTTGCAATCAGTAGACTAAAAAAATTTTTGGATGAGAATGGGATTAGTCTTGTGGACGTGAAATATGAAGATGCTAAAGGTTTTCAAAAGTATATTTCCAACCAAAGTAGCAAGGATAGATCCAATAATACAATCGGTTATCTGTCTAAATTCTTTGAGTACTTGGAGTATAGGGGAATAATTAATAAAAATCCATTTTTTAAAAATATGCTTATGAGGTATAGAGTAAATAAATATAATAAAAAGAGGAATTTTAAGGATGATGAATTTATAAAGATTTTTTCAGGAAAATACAAGATAGAAAAAGAACTACTTGATTATATAAGATTTATTTTACATACCGGACTTCGTATGGAAGAGTTTATGAGACTAGATAAAGATAGCTTTTTTGAGAAGAATGGCATAAAGCTTATTAGAGTCAAAACTGCTAAACAAAAATTCGGAAATACCTCAGAAGACGAAATGGTCCTTCATAAAAATATTCACGACTTAGCCAGTTATGACTGGATAGACAATATAAAGCGTATTTGTAAAACTAAAAATGCTTTGGAGCATAGGGTTAATAGGGCAATAGACAAGGTTGTAAATAGTAAAGATGTTAGCGCTCATCGTTTGAGGGGGAATTTCGCTCAGATAATTCGCGAGTACGACGCTTGTAAAGGTGTTAGCGAATTTATGCCAGATATTGCTTCGGTACTAAGACATGCGTCAAACGACTCAAATTTTATGAGCAACAAACGAGAGCAATTACCAAATATAACTAATTTAATGTTGCGAAACAACAAGTCTAATTCGGAGCTTATATATTCTCAGAGTAGCGCTATAAGAACACAAATGCATATATTGAAAGCATTTGACGGCATCCCGCAGGAATATTTTGAATATCTTAAAAGTAACGACTTGCCACATCTTAAGACTAAAAATAGTAGCACCGTTAAGCAATGCCAAAAAATCAAAAAAAACCAACGCCGTATTTATATTACTCCAGCTCCGATGACTTGCATCGATATGATTTAA
- a CDS encoding Y-family DNA polymerase, giving the protein MDLKSFYASVECVERGLDPFEANLVVADASRGESSVCLAVSPALKALGVKNRCRLFEIPKNIKYIIAAPRMQFYIDYAAKIYGIYLKYVAKEDIYVYSIDEAFIDLTSYLKFYKLEARAMAKMIMDDILKTTGVTPTCGIGTNLYLAKIALDILAKHSEDNIAFLDEALYKEKLWTHRPLNDFWRIGKQTRAKLERYGIFCMKDMANAPFSLLEKVFGIDAYIALDHANGIEPTTIADIKAYKPPTKSYFSSEILPRDYERLEALIVLKEMTDRLALKMINEEVRASGLTINIKFADKNEPAQRATVRFKTPSNIASALMDAVQELYLKKIKNAGLIRQIGISANDVVKESKTEKSLFEEENAKEKTVLKTLNKIKEKYGKNSILRATDLLPEATGRDRNKKIGGHKSGE; this is encoded by the coding sequence ATCGATCTAAAGTCCTTCTACGCCTCGGTCGAGTGCGTTGAGCGAGGGCTTGATCCATTTGAGGCAAATTTGGTCGTCGCAGACGCTAGCAGAGGCGAGAGCAGCGTGTGTCTAGCCGTTAGTCCCGCACTAAAGGCGCTCGGCGTAAAAAACAGATGCAGACTGTTTGAGATCCCTAAAAATATCAAATATATAATCGCTGCGCCCAGGATGCAGTTTTACATCGACTACGCGGCTAAAATTTACGGCATCTACCTAAAATACGTTGCCAAAGAGGACATCTACGTTTACTCCATCGACGAGGCGTTTATCGACCTCACCTCGTATCTAAAATTTTATAAACTAGAAGCTAGAGCTATGGCAAAGATGATAATGGACGACATCCTAAAAACTACGGGCGTAACGCCGACCTGCGGCATAGGGACGAATCTATACCTAGCTAAAATCGCCCTTGATATCCTAGCTAAGCACAGCGAGGATAATATCGCCTTTTTAGACGAAGCGCTCTATAAAGAAAAGCTCTGGACGCATCGGCCGCTAAATGATTTTTGGCGTATAGGCAAGCAAACTAGAGCAAAGCTTGAGAGATACGGGATATTTTGTATGAAGGATATGGCAAACGCGCCCTTTAGCCTGCTAGAAAAGGTGTTTGGCATCGACGCCTACATCGCGCTAGATCACGCAAACGGTATCGAGCCCACCACTATAGCCGATATCAAGGCCTATAAACCCCCAACCAAATCATACTTTAGCTCTGAAATTTTACCTAGGGACTACGAGAGGCTAGAGGCTCTAATCGTGCTAAAAGAGATGACCGATAGGCTAGCTCTAAAGATGATAAACGAGGAGGTGCGGGCTAGCGGGCTCACGATAAATATCAAATTCGCCGATAAAAATGAACCTGCGCAAAGAGCCACGGTAAGGTTTAAAACCCCGAGCAATATCGCTAGCGCACTCATGGACGCGGTGCAGGAGCTATATCTAAAAAAGATAAAAAACGCAGGCCTCATCAGGCAAATCGGCATATCTGCAAACGACGTCGTAAAGGAAAGCAAAACCGAAAAAAGCCTCTTTGAAGAAGAAAACGCAAAAGAAAAAACGGTGCTAAAAACACTAAATAAGATAAAAGAAAAATACGGCAAAAACTCCATCCTAAGGGCTACCGATCTGCTGCCGGAGGCCACCGGACGAGATAGAAACAAAAAGATAGGAGGACACAAAAGCGGTGAATAG
- a CDS encoding Lcl C-terminal domain-containing protein, which translates to MKRYIAASLLLCGLLNAEALSPTCYRDNDKNVVVCSEKKLGKLMWQDEKQNFKGTWEQAQEYCKLVSLAGYKDWRLPTRVELLSIADKRRYKPSVNTAFKYITESDYPRYWSQTKSAGFSSGAWLVAFWSGNDDWLVVSDRHFVRCVRQD; encoded by the coding sequence ATGAAAAGATATATAGCCGCTTCTTTACTGCTTTGCGGTCTGCTAAATGCAGAAGCGCTAAGTCCTACGTGCTACCGAGATAACGATAAAAACGTAGTGGTATGTAGCGAAAAGAAGCTCGGTAAACTAATGTGGCAGGATGAAAAGCAAAATTTTAAAGGAACGTGGGAGCAGGCGCAAGAGTACTGCAAGCTAGTAAGCCTAGCCGGGTACAAAGACTGGAGGCTACCGACCAGAGTGGAGCTGCTAAGTATAGCGGATAAGAGAAGGTATAAACCCTCTGTAAATACGGCCTTTAAATACATAACAGAATCTGATTATCCACGGTACTGGAGCCAAACTAAAAGTGCCGGCTTCTCGTCTGGTGCGTGGCTCGTGGCTTTCTGGAGTGGCAACGATGACTGGCTCGTCGTTTCTGATCGCCACTTCGTGCGGTGCGTCCGGCAGGATTGA
- a CDS encoding TM2 domain-containing protein: MNNAYMLFQGKVSDTHLMVIKSELDKAEAAGKRPDLTLTAATLKSPMVGLVLGFLFGWLGVDRLYKGDVGLGILKIILCIAPMFFAVRAGQRGDEDLVAMAMMIGFAGLIWCIADLFLVYTGIKKDNFNKIMISL, from the coding sequence ATGAACAACGCGTATATGCTGTTTCAAGGCAAAGTTTCAGATACTCATCTGATGGTTATAAAAAGCGAGCTGGATAAAGCCGAAGCAGCTGGCAAGAGGCCTGATTTGACCTTGACGGCCGCTACGCTTAAAAGCCCTATGGTCGGACTGGTGCTTGGATTTTTATTCGGCTGGCTTGGCGTAGATAGGCTCTATAAAGGCGATGTCGGACTTGGAATACTCAAAATAATCCTTTGCATTGCGCCGATGTTTTTTGCCGTGCGAGCGGGACAAAGGGGCGATGAGGATCTGGTGGCTATGGCGATGATGATTGGTTTTGCGGGTCTTATTTGGTGTATTGCCGATTTATTTTTGGTCTATACGGGCATCAAAAAAGACAATTTTAACAAAATAATGATCTCTTTATAA
- a CDS encoding TM2 domain-containing protein, which translates to MSKENINLQTKFEPAASERQTTNATSNLSKLPASPKSPAIGLVLGLFLGWLGVDRFYKGDIMLGIFKILLCVAPALLFASAAKTNSDAELMVASVIMCAGLIWCFADLFLVYIGIKKRQSK; encoded by the coding sequence ATATCCAAAGAAAATATAAATTTACAAACCAAATTTGAACCCGCCGCAAGCGAGAGGCAAACCACGAACGCGACTTCAAATTTATCAAAATTACCCGCAAGCCCAAAATCTCCGGCCATAGGTCTCGTACTTGGCCTTTTTCTAGGCTGGCTGGGCGTAGATAGGTTTTATAAGGGCGACATAATGCTTGGTATATTTAAAATTTTACTTTGCGTCGCACCGGCTCTGCTGTTCGCATCAGCTGCAAAAACAAACAGCGACGCAGAGCTGATGGTCGCGTCTGTGATTATGTGCGCAGGTCTTATTTGGTGCTTTGCGGACTTGTTTTTGGTTTATATCGGTATCAAAAAAAGACAATCTAAATAG
- a CDS encoding tyrosine-type recombinase/integrase, with protein MLSKLITKISNRPNFYYFDTAMKDGRKTTVRYCLFTDDESEARTLASKIKTKANSMLMQRIARKPISLALLIRNQKRSKENIDSFIKANKLFLDIGEYKSLFQSAVAEFYNVTLYQEQSTPALETPSIIQKDTQKPKRHLSFEKIAKRYIQTECEKLKSSDKTKGYYVKTGKILDEFFKNKDMSELDYNSAENFQSHLLKTQKLHKKTVNNYISYSKRLFEYAIRINEVASNPFKTLTSFKITAEEKSPKDNFTMGELGLVFDTDRLDLRNYMMFALYTGLRLNEIWQLDGTSIDEREGVKFINVKTAKQKGGAVKYRQIPIHQDIDYLSDMKWLEEIKVDRGNCDYFSKRLNKHIHTIIPEANVSFHRLRGNFAKAVKDYCLENGIADITSILLGHSTDLATDTYAKGISLKVKQKVMKGLDIFKFLKEQKTPK; from the coding sequence ATGCTCTCTAAGTTAATCACTAAAATTTCAAACAGACCTAATTTTTATTATTTCGATACGGCTATGAAAGACGGTAGAAAAACCACCGTCAGATATTGTCTTTTTACGGACGACGAGAGTGAAGCTCGTACGCTTGCGAGTAAAATAAAGACTAAAGCAAATTCGATGTTAATGCAAAGAATTGCGAGGAAGCCTATTTCTCTAGCTTTATTGATAAGAAATCAAAAAAGATCGAAAGAGAATATAGATTCTTTCATAAAGGCCAATAAGCTATTTTTAGATATCGGCGAATACAAAAGTCTTTTTCAATCTGCCGTCGCCGAGTTTTATAACGTGACATTGTATCAAGAACAAAGCACCCCTGCTCTAGAAACTCCCTCTATCATACAAAAAGACACGCAAAAGCCTAAGCGGCATCTATCGTTTGAAAAAATAGCCAAACGCTACATACAAACCGAATGCGAAAAACTAAAGTCAAGCGATAAGACGAAGGGTTATTACGTAAAGACGGGCAAAATTTTAGACGAGTTCTTTAAAAACAAAGATATGTCGGAACTTGATTATAATAGTGCCGAGAATTTTCAAAGTCATTTGTTAAAAACCCAAAAACTTCACAAGAAAACCGTAAACAATTATATATCATACTCTAAAAGATTATTTGAATATGCTATAAGAATCAACGAAGTCGCCAGCAATCCATTTAAAACCTTAACTTCATTTAAGATTACGGCCGAAGAAAAATCTCCTAAAGACAACTTTACTATGGGCGAGCTTGGTTTGGTATTTGATACAGATAGGCTCGATTTACGAAACTATATGATGTTTGCCCTCTATACCGGCCTGCGGTTAAATGAAATTTGGCAACTAGACGGCACGAGCATAGACGAACGAGAGGGCGTAAAATTTATCAATGTAAAAACCGCAAAGCAAAAAGGAGGAGCCGTTAAATACAGACAAATACCAATACATCAAGATATAGATTATCTTAGCGATATGAAATGGCTTGAAGAGATAAAAGTAGACAGAGGCAATTGCGACTATTTTAGCAAGCGACTAAATAAACATATTCATACAATCATACCGGAAGCAAACGTATCGTTTCACCGACTTAGAGGAAATTTTGCTAAAGCCGTAAAGGATTATTGCTTAGAAAACGGAATCGCAGATATCACATCCATTCTTCTAGGGCATTCCACCGACTTGGCGACCGATACTTATGCAAAAGGCATATCGCTCAAAGTTAAGCAAAAAGTGATGAAAGGTTTGGATATATTTAAATTTTTAAAGGAACAAAAAACACCAAAATAG
- a CDS encoding mobilization protein codes for MSIVTNNQTTSSKMTCFKIQRSVPNAFAHNDRSQTVDHAYPQFSHLNEVDASAFLAEEKYLCMLTQAIQNYIARTGQRVQVDPKNIRRSAIVLIEDRHTIDDVRRLCDVIERKYGWRTIQIAIHRDEGHFDENGVWHPNLHAHIEFFVLGTDGVNLYKSRDFGPLKMKELQTLAANVLGMRRGINYSAIGQTPRKGLPHQAYRILAQTISQFTAKVENLEKKVAQKGAQIEELKKHINALQNQNDEGLEQAEGQKALRKIFERIRYHIDDI; via the coding sequence ATGTCGATTGTAACAAACAACCAAACTACAAGTTCTAAAATGACTTGTTTTAAAATCCAGCGTAGCGTGCCTAACGCCTTTGCACACAACGATCGCAGCCAAACGGTGGATCACGCATATCCGCAGTTTTCGCATCTCAACGAAGTCGACGCGAGTGCGTTTCTCGCCGAAGAAAAATACCTATGTATGCTTACGCAGGCGATCCAAAACTACATAGCTAGGACGGGTCAAAGAGTTCAAGTCGATCCAAAAAACATCAGACGCTCGGCCATAGTACTGATCGAAGATCGCCATACCATAGACGATGTCAGACGGCTTTGCGATGTAATAGAGAGAAAATACGGATGGCGCACGATACAAATCGCTATCCACAGGGATGAGGGCCATTTCGACGAGAACGGCGTTTGGCATCCAAATTTACACGCGCATATCGAATTTTTCGTACTTGGAACGGATGGAGTAAATTTATACAAAAGCCGCGACTTTGGGCCGCTAAAGATGAAAGAGCTGCAAACTCTAGCTGCAAACGTTTTAGGCATGCGTCGAGGCATCAACTACTCCGCCATCGGCCAAACGCCCAGAAAAGGGTTGCCTCATCAAGCGTATAGAATTTTAGCCCAAACAATCTCGCAGTTTACAGCCAAAGTGGAAAATCTAGAAAAAAAGGTTGCCCAAAAAGGCGCGCAGATCGAGGAGCTAAAAAAGCATATCAATGCGCTTCAGAATCAAAACGACGAAGGACTTGAACAGGCTGAAGGCCAAAAAGCGCTAAGAAAAATATTTGAGCGCATACGCTATCACATAGACGATATTTAG
- a CDS encoding McrB family protein yields the protein MNNFTAEQILKINEIFSRIVDCKGNLKVFKDFDWDARKGDVIAYRGSKGISLSKVNNATVSKLEDYYDYDGSKANILDICKDITDYQDLGIKFDIDGSGNKFRDENINKHFNVLLDKYKNGGTSNDFLEKNDFNILYGGFYELLMVCNFTLDKEGYTIFYLNIFQKLIEYFRDGKNSFYVYTQSGIKNLDSKYELRLDVCFKIHQILCLLLSRINWSIDGSGESLSDDELREILGDLFGIFADFRKAILKAIDIVIKNKILGELTKGAKNIIYYGAPGTGKTKFVKDRLDILDPNRARTEWVQFHSGFEYEDFIDGIKPVGIQNGNLNLALTNGIFKEFCLKAAQNDKENFFFIVDEINRADIAAVFGETLSLLEENYQGENIKTKNFPLSNQEFFIPANIYFIGMMNDVDKSIDCFDLALRRRFTWVLMECDYGVIENATDKTYRTKCENLNNYITNDLKYLVEYKDETRVKIKSIRSYYNMKKMDEYYDQLFQKTTDEEKENNKKRYERTSGLNLGRAYEIGHSYFLKNAKMSEQEIWDRHIEPILREYIRTQFSDGEVEKKLETAKKIFVG from the coding sequence ATGAATAACTTTACTGCTGAGCAGATACTAAAGATAAATGAGATTTTTAGTAGGATCGTCGACTGCAAGGGAAATTTGAAAGTGTTTAAGGATTTTGATTGGGATGCTCGCAAGGGGGACGTTATAGCATATAGAGGCAGCAAAGGCATATCGCTATCAAAGGTTAACAATGCTACCGTAAGTAAGCTTGAGGATTACTACGATTATGACGGCTCAAAGGCTAATATACTTGATATCTGCAAAGATATAACCGACTACCAAGATCTCGGCATAAAATTTGATATAGATGGAAGTGGAAATAAATTTAGAGATGAAAATATCAATAAGCACTTTAATGTATTGCTAGATAAGTATAAAAACGGCGGAACTAGCAATGATTTCTTAGAAAAAAACGATTTTAATATTTTATATGGTGGCTTTTACGAATTATTGATGGTTTGTAATTTTACGCTAGACAAAGAGGGATATACCATCTTTTATCTTAATATCTTTCAAAAATTAATAGAGTATTTTAGAGACGGTAAAAATAGTTTTTATGTCTATACCCAAAGTGGCATCAAAAATTTAGATAGCAAATATGAATTAAGATTAGATGTATGCTTTAAAATTCATCAAATACTTTGTTTGCTGCTATCTAGAATTAATTGGAGTATCGATGGAAGCGGAGAATCATTGAGCGATGATGAGCTAAGGGAAATTTTAGGCGACCTCTTTGGAATTTTTGCGGATTTTAGAAAAGCTATTTTGAAAGCCATCGATATAGTTATCAAAAATAAAATTCTAGGCGAACTTACTAAGGGCGCTAAAAATATCATCTATTACGGCGCGCCCGGAACCGGCAAGACGAAATTCGTAAAAGACCGCCTTGATATTTTAGATCCGAATCGCGCTAGAACCGAATGGGTGCAGTTTCACAGCGGCTTTGAATACGAGGATTTTATAGACGGCATAAAACCGGTCGGGATACAAAACGGAAATTTAAATTTGGCTTTGACAAACGGCATATTTAAAGAATTTTGTTTAAAAGCAGCGCAAAACGATAAAGAAAATTTCTTTTTCATAGTAGATGAGATAAACAGAGCCGACATAGCGGCGGTATTTGGCGAGACGTTATCGCTTTTGGAGGAAAATTACCAAGGAGAAAACATAAAGACCAAAAACTTTCCGTTAAGCAATCAAGAGTTTTTTATACCTGCAAATATCTATTTCATCGGTATGATGAATGACGTGGACAAGAGTATAGACTGCTTTGACTTGGCTCTAAGAAGGCGCTTTACGTGGGTTTTGATGGAGTGCGATTATGGGGTTATAGAAAATGCGACGGATAAAACCTACAGGACAAAATGCGAAAATTTAAATAACTACATCACTAATGACCTCAAATATTTAGTTGAATACAAAGATGAAACTAGGGTAAAAATAAAATCCATTCGGTCTTATTATAATATGAAAAAAATGGATGAATATTACGATCAATTATTTCAAAAAACAACTGATGAAGAAAAAGAAAATAATAAGAAAAGATACGAAAGAACCAGTGGCTTAAATTTAGGCAGAGCTTACGAGATCGGACACTCGTATTTTCTAAAAAATGCTAAAATGAGCGAGCAAGAAATTTGGGATAGACATATAGAGCCAATCTTGCGCGAATACATAAGAACGCAGTTTAGCGACGGCGAAGTAGAGAAAAAGCTAGAAACGGCTAAGAAAATTTTCGTAGGCTAA
- a CDS encoding YolD-like family protein yields MNRDRAKIFSSFNPLSTLEKALKAQEREKSEKLDLDESKIEEILNKISKLKPADKVRITYHDGQGYVSIEGLVSNVNLMDKSLTVVKTRVKFDDIYAVEVVL; encoded by the coding sequence GTGAATAGGGATAGAGCCAAAATCTTTAGCTCGTTTAACCCTCTCTCAACTCTAGAAAAAGCCCTAAAAGCGCAGGAGCGAGAAAAGAGCGAAAAGCTAGATCTTGACGAATCAAAAATAGAAGAAATCCTAAATAAAATAAGCAAACTAAAGCCCGCCGACAAGGTAAGAATCACATACCACGACGGGCAGGGCTACGTGAGCATAGAGGGGCTAGTCTCAAACGTAAATTTGATGGATAAAAGCTTAACGGTAGTAAAAACGAGGGTTAAATTTGACGATATCTACGCGGTTGAGGTTGTTTTGTGA
- a CDS encoding helix-hairpin-helix domain-containing protein, protein MSKGASDFKKIPYVGEATEADLLALGYTDIASLKGADPDEMFERTKALGRGSDRCILYVYRMVCYYANTPRPDKAKLKWWLWKD, encoded by the coding sequence TTGAGTAAAGGCGCGAGTGATTTTAAGAAAATCCCCTATGTCGGCGAGGCGACAGAAGCCGATCTGCTGGCGCTGGGCTACACTGACATCGCTTCGCTAAAGGGCGCGGATCCGGACGAGATGTTTGAACGCACAAAGGCGCTCGGACGCGGCAGCGACAGGTGCATCCTCTACGTTTACCGCATGGTTTGCTACTATGCAAATACGCCTCGTCCCGACAAAGCCAAGCTGAAATGGTGGCTTTGGAAGGACTAA
- a CDS encoding TM2 domain-containing protein, producing the protein MGNSYLLFKGKVSDTHLMIVKNELDRAEAAGNMPDLRPLTSQLKSPILGLIISILFGFIGFDRFYKGDGGAGVLKFVLAVGMARASKTNPDEAAIALAALLLWWLADIFLVYFGIKKDNFKKISAFFLG; encoded by the coding sequence GTGGGTAATTCGTATCTGTTATTTAAAGGTAAGGTTTCAGACACTCATCTGATGATCGTTAAAAATGAGCTAGATAGAGCCGAGGCGGCAGGCAATATGCCCGATCTAAGGCCGCTAACCTCACAGCTAAAAAGTCCTATCTTGGGTCTTATCATAAGCATTTTGTTCGGCTTTATAGGGTTTGATAGGTTTTATAAGGGCGACGGCGGCGCGGGGGTTTTGAAGTTCGTGTTAGCAGTCGGCATGGCAAGGGCGTCAAAAACCAATCCCGACGAGGCCGCTATCGCCCTTGCCGCCTTACTTTTGTGGTGGCTGGCGGATATATTTTTGGTCTATTTCGGCATAAAAAAGGACAATTTCAAAAAAATCTCGGCCTTTTTCTTAGGCTAA
- a CDS encoding NINE protein, whose protein sequence is MNSTLLLLKGKISDVNLIELKGRLDRMASVGHYSLDLSPVLSTLKSPGIGLVLGFLFGWLGVDRFYKGDVWLGIFKILLCILPVFLVMGAAQNGNDDLAGFASLIMCAGIVWCIADLFLVYMGIKKDNFKKIMASL, encoded by the coding sequence ATGAATAGCACTCTTTTGTTGCTAAAGGGCAAGATTTCAGACGTAAATTTGATAGAGCTCAAAGGTAGGTTAGATAGGATGGCGTCGGTTGGACATTATAGTCTTGATCTCTCGCCCGTTTTATCCACCTTAAAATCCCCGGGTATCGGACTGGTGCTTGGATTTTTGTTCGGCTGGCTTGGTGTAGATAGGTTTTATAAGGGGGATGTGTGGCTTGGTATATTTAAAATTCTACTTTGTATACTTCCTGTCTTTTTGGTAATGGGCGCTGCGCAAAATGGCAATGATGATCTTGCCGGTTTTGCGTCTTTAATCATGTGCGCAGGCATTGTTTGGTGCATTGCCGATCTATTTTTGGTCTATATGGGCATCAAAAAAGACAATTTCAAAAAAATAATGGCTTCTTTGTAA
- a CDS encoding Lcl C-terminal domain-containing protein has protein sequence MTKFTSALLACLLCSSAAFGFDPIGFIKKTVSDEGDITAGFDRNNRLGVVKDDVYKLMWQDSYGKDMSPLVIPSIEEQNSHDKLVTYAEAVRYCDDLNFAGFDDWRLPTVNELLSITDDTRFNPAINKAFKNVAYKINDKGEKIYGRYWSSTKYADDSSNAWFVNFRDGDGDWSDISLRYFVRCVRQY, from the coding sequence ATGACTAAATTTACTTCCGCCCTGCTAGCATGCCTGCTGTGTTCTAGTGCGGCGTTTGGCTTTGACCCTATCGGCTTTATCAAAAAGACCGTGAGCGACGAGGGCGACATTACTGCAGGCTTTGACAGGAACAACCGTCTGGGTGTCGTCAAGGACGACGTATATAAGCTGATGTGGCAGGATAGCTATGGGAAGGATATGTCCCCGCTTGTTATCCCTTCTATTGAGGAGCAAAACTCGCACGATAAACTTGTGACCTACGCCGAGGCGGTTCGCTACTGCGATGATTTAAATTTTGCCGGTTTTGATGACTGGAGACTGCCCACGGTAAACGAGCTTTTAAGTATCACGGACGATACTAGGTTTAACCCCGCTATAAACAAAGCCTTTAAAAACGTCGCATACAAGATAAACGATAAAGGCGAGAAAATCTATGGCCGGTACTGGAGCTCTACTAAGTATGCCGACGACTCGTCTAATGCGTGGTTCGTGAATTTCAGGGATGGCGACGGTGACTGGAGCGACATTTCTCTTCGCTACTTCGTGCGGTGCGTCCGGCAGTATTGA